Proteins encoded together in one Marinobacter salsuginis window:
- the pulA gene encoding pullulanase-type alpha-1,6-glucosidase, with protein MPEQKLVAGSLALAFSLALAGCNSGSDNPAPDDGTGSGSQTDALLEPGENEALLYYKRPDDNYSGWGLHLWNNPADGCDGLAEGVPTEWSSPRLPDGVSDTYGAWYLIPMREAGECMNFIMHKGDEKDLGGLDHRWHFGALGDRIFTLSGSQELSQTPIEAEAVTIAGAKAHWLDETTVVIKDAGSLARVELRHDQNAQITVTENETLDGGQPLTLSATTLAPALAEKFPHLSDWPAFEVQAGNSDIKAALKGQLVAAGFNNSDDLVMATGVQIPGVLDDLFTYNGELGAVVNSADVNFAVWAPTAQSLRLHVFDDSGSLLPGYPISMSEVDGVWTHSGSFAELDQQFYQYEVTVYHPRTGAIETTMVSDPYALSLSTNGQYAQIVDLASNHKPAGWDSLSTPTMLAPEDVVVYETHIRDFSATDETLDPALRGKYRAFTAPADGSVDSVAHLKSLADAGVTHLHLLPAFDIATVNEDPTGVVDINDDFSRLCDLSDEAASAYQAYCASGKTIRQVLGEFDPLTGDAQALYNTFRDLDSFNWGYDPVHFTVPEGSYASDTDGTQRILEFREMVQAATALGLNVVMDVVYNHTNSSGLAENSVLDKLVPGYYHRQNPETGAVEQSTCCENTASEHAMMEKLMVDSLVTWADQYKISGFRFDLMGHHMLGNMEKALAAVKAVDPDTYFYGEAWNFGEVANNARGKNAIQSNMAGTGIGSFNDRLRDAVRGGGPFDGGDAIRANQGFGNGLFTFPNDRNTGSDDEKNRLLQVSDWVRIGIAGSLKDFSFETGNGEILSGGQIDYNGQNAGYTDDPQEIINYVSKHDNQTLWDNNQYKADYAATTMERAQMQVVSLAVPILSQGIPFLHMGSELLRSKSMERDSYDSGDWYNEVDFSYQSSAWNRGLPRQDKDGSNWDLITEVIQSAGAGAAPTPEAIAYTNQQVRELLTVRRDCPLFRLQTAEAIQNRLRFLNTGTGQIPGVIGYSLLDDTSNGLPDLDAANDEIVVVINASNSTQTLSTGLSGTFAVMADTSPTETASASGGDFSVPALSVGVFTR; from the coding sequence ATGCCTGAGCAAAAACTGGTTGCGGGCAGCCTTGCACTGGCGTTTTCGCTGGCGCTGGCCGGCTGCAATTCCGGAAGCGACAACCCTGCGCCGGACGACGGCACCGGTAGTGGCAGCCAGACCGATGCCCTCCTGGAGCCGGGCGAAAACGAAGCATTGCTCTACTACAAACGACCTGACGACAACTACAGCGGCTGGGGCCTGCATCTCTGGAACAACCCCGCAGACGGCTGCGACGGCCTTGCCGAAGGCGTTCCCACAGAATGGAGCAGTCCCCGGTTACCGGATGGTGTCAGCGACACCTACGGAGCCTGGTACCTGATCCCGATGCGCGAAGCCGGAGAGTGCATGAACTTCATCATGCACAAAGGTGATGAAAAAGACCTGGGCGGCCTCGACCACCGCTGGCACTTTGGCGCCCTTGGCGATCGCATCTTTACCCTGAGCGGCAGCCAGGAATTGTCGCAGACTCCGATTGAGGCGGAGGCTGTTACCATCGCCGGAGCCAAGGCTCACTGGCTTGATGAAACCACGGTAGTGATCAAGGACGCAGGCAGCCTGGCCCGGGTTGAACTGAGGCATGACCAGAATGCGCAAATCACCGTTACCGAAAACGAAACGCTTGACGGCGGACAGCCCCTGACGCTTTCGGCAACGACCCTGGCGCCAGCCCTTGCGGAAAAATTCCCGCACCTGAGTGACTGGCCAGCCTTTGAGGTTCAGGCAGGTAACTCTGACATCAAAGCCGCCCTGAAAGGCCAACTGGTCGCTGCCGGCTTCAACAATAGCGACGACCTGGTTATGGCCACCGGTGTCCAGATCCCGGGTGTTCTGGATGACCTGTTTACCTATAACGGTGAGCTGGGAGCCGTGGTAAATAGCGCCGACGTGAATTTCGCCGTCTGGGCGCCCACCGCCCAGTCTCTGCGTTTGCACGTTTTCGACGATTCAGGCTCGCTGCTTCCGGGCTACCCGATCAGCATGTCTGAGGTCGATGGCGTCTGGACCCACAGCGGCAGTTTTGCGGAACTGGATCAGCAGTTCTACCAGTACGAAGTGACTGTCTACCATCCCAGAACGGGCGCCATCGAGACCACGATGGTTTCAGACCCCTATGCACTCAGCCTCTCAACTAACGGCCAGTATGCCCAGATTGTGGATCTGGCAAGCAACCACAAGCCGGCAGGCTGGGACTCGCTGTCAACACCGACCATGCTGGCTCCGGAGGACGTGGTTGTCTATGAAACCCACATTCGTGATTTCAGTGCCACCGATGAAACCCTCGATCCAGCACTGAGAGGCAAATACCGTGCATTCACCGCGCCAGCAGACGGCAGCGTCGACAGTGTCGCGCACCTGAAATCCCTGGCCGATGCCGGCGTCACCCATCTGCATCTGCTCCCAGCTTTCGACATTGCCACCGTCAACGAAGACCCCACCGGGGTTGTCGACATCAACGATGATTTCAGCCGCCTGTGCGATCTGTCCGACGAGGCTGCCAGCGCCTATCAGGCATACTGCGCCAGTGGCAAAACGATTCGTCAGGTGCTGGGCGAATTCGATCCGCTGACTGGCGATGCCCAGGCCCTCTACAACACCTTCCGCGACCTGGACAGCTTCAACTGGGGGTACGACCCGGTACATTTCACCGTTCCGGAGGGTAGCTACGCCTCCGACACAGACGGCACCCAGCGCATCCTCGAATTCCGGGAAATGGTGCAGGCGGCCACTGCACTTGGCCTGAACGTGGTCATGGATGTGGTGTACAACCACACCAATTCATCCGGGCTGGCCGAAAATTCCGTTCTGGACAAGCTGGTTCCCGGTTATTACCACCGCCAGAATCCGGAAACCGGTGCGGTCGAACAATCCACCTGCTGCGAGAACACGGCCAGCGAGCACGCCATGATGGAAAAGCTTATGGTGGACTCACTGGTAACCTGGGCCGACCAGTACAAGATTTCGGGTTTCCGCTTCGACCTCATGGGCCACCATATGCTTGGCAATATGGAAAAAGCCCTCGCAGCGGTAAAGGCGGTTGATCCTGACACCTATTTCTACGGGGAAGCCTGGAACTTCGGCGAAGTGGCCAACAATGCCCGGGGCAAGAACGCCATCCAGTCGAATATGGCAGGCACCGGCATAGGGTCTTTCAACGACCGGCTCCGGGATGCCGTCCGTGGTGGCGGCCCGTTTGACGGCGGCGATGCCATCCGCGCTAACCAAGGCTTCGGCAACGGCCTCTTCACTTTTCCAAACGACCGCAACACTGGCAGCGACGACGAGAAAAACCGCCTGCTCCAGGTCAGTGACTGGGTGCGCATCGGTATCGCCGGCAGCCTGAAGGATTTCAGCTTTGAAACTGGCAACGGAGAAATCCTGAGCGGCGGCCAGATCGACTACAACGGGCAGAATGCCGGCTACACCGACGATCCCCAGGAAATCATCAACTACGTCTCCAAGCACGACAACCAGACCCTGTGGGACAACAACCAGTATAAGGCGGATTACGCAGCGACGACCATGGAGCGGGCACAAATGCAGGTGGTCAGCCTGGCCGTGCCCATCCTCAGCCAGGGCATCCCCTTCCTGCACATGGGTTCGGAGTTGCTGCGCTCAAAATCCATGGAACGGGACAGCTACGACTCCGGCGACTGGTACAACGAAGTGGACTTCAGTTACCAGAGCTCTGCCTGGAACCGGGGTCTGCCTCGTCAGGACAAGGACGGCTCAAACTGGGATCTGATCACCGAAGTGATTCAGTCAGCAGGCGCGGGTGCGGCGCCTACACCTGAAGCGATTGCCTACACCAACCAACAGGTCCGCGAGCTTCTGACCGTCCGCAGGGACTGCCCGCTGTTCCGCCTACAAACGGCCGAGGCCATCCAGAACCGGTTGCGGTTTCTGAATACCGGTACAGGCCAGATTCCGGGAGTGATCGGTTACAGCCTGCTGGATGACACTAGTAACGGCCTGCCCGACCTCGATGCCGCCAACGATGAGATTGTCGTCGTTATCAACGCTAGTAATAGCACCCAGACCCTGAGCACGGGGCTGAGCGGAACCTTTGCTGTTATGGCGGACACATCACCAACAGAGACTGCGAGCGCATCGGGCGGCGATTTCTCCGTTCCGGCGCTTTCCGTTGGCGTCTTTACCCGCTAA
- a CDS encoding SurA N-terminal domain-containing protein: MLQDIRENAQGTIAKIIIGLLIVSLSIWGMDAIVGGFSGEPEVATVNGEDITEREFLRVVQMESQRRLSRMETPDPSMLNEDQIRTDVLDSLIQEQVLIQDANAQGLELNDADIDALITQMPQFQVDGQFNRDRFVSTVRNMGMGVGEFREAMRKQYVVNQIRAGIVQSGLVADENAEQLLQIQNQTRSFRVLDIPASSVADSISVTDADIETFYEENSGAFQKPERVDAAYITLSQGALAESIEIDDAELQAYYERRSADLASEERRASHILIEDGREADETMATIQERLAAGESFADLAREYSIDAVSAEDGGDLGYAGRGIYAEAFEEALFALEEGEISEPVRTSFGVHLIRLEDVRESEVPSLAEMEEQLRRELAREQARERFAEVRAELADSAYAADDLAGPAEELGLEVREATGITRDGGQAPFDHAGLVRQLFSEDVLEAGYNTELIDVGDNVSVVARVREYHEAEQLPLDEVRDQIRATLEQRKTREALSERADTIIAELEAGNTPEGIGEWASYEGLARNASDVGPAIMQQVFSLPRPADDARYGKAVTPNSAAVIALDEVTDGQVAEESTELNQLREFLASLEGQREYAAYQQFLRNRAEVERP; encoded by the coding sequence ATGCTTCAAGATATTCGGGAAAATGCCCAGGGCACGATTGCCAAGATCATCATTGGTCTTCTGATTGTGTCGCTATCCATCTGGGGAATGGACGCCATTGTTGGCGGCTTCTCTGGCGAGCCAGAGGTGGCAACGGTCAACGGCGAGGATATTACCGAGCGGGAGTTTCTCCGCGTGGTGCAGATGGAGAGTCAGCGCCGGCTATCCAGAATGGAAACCCCCGATCCTTCCATGCTCAACGAAGACCAGATCCGCACGGATGTACTGGATTCCCTGATCCAGGAGCAGGTCCTGATCCAGGACGCCAACGCACAGGGTCTGGAACTCAATGATGCGGATATCGATGCCTTGATCACCCAGATGCCGCAGTTCCAGGTGGATGGACAGTTCAACCGTGACCGTTTCGTTTCCACGGTGCGCAACATGGGCATGGGTGTCGGTGAGTTCCGGGAAGCCATGCGCAAGCAGTACGTGGTTAACCAGATCCGTGCCGGCATCGTCCAGAGTGGTCTGGTTGCCGATGAAAACGCCGAGCAACTGCTCCAGATCCAGAATCAGACCCGGAGCTTCCGGGTACTGGATATTCCCGCCAGTTCCGTGGCGGATAGCATCTCGGTTACGGACGCCGACATCGAAACCTTCTATGAAGAGAATTCAGGGGCGTTCCAGAAGCCGGAGCGGGTCGATGCCGCTTATATTACCTTGTCCCAGGGTGCCCTCGCTGAGAGCATCGAAATTGACGATGCGGAGCTTCAGGCCTATTACGAGCGGCGGTCGGCTGATCTGGCGAGCGAGGAGCGTCGTGCGTCGCACATCCTGATCGAAGACGGCAGAGAAGCAGACGAAACCATGGCGACGATCCAGGAGCGCCTGGCGGCCGGTGAATCCTTTGCCGATCTGGCCCGGGAGTATTCGATTGACGCCGTCTCTGCGGAGGACGGCGGCGATCTGGGTTACGCTGGCCGCGGTATTTACGCCGAGGCCTTTGAGGAGGCGTTGTTTGCCCTTGAGGAAGGGGAGATTTCCGAGCCGGTTCGTACGTCCTTCGGTGTCCATCTGATCCGTCTGGAAGATGTTAGAGAGTCCGAGGTGCCGTCTCTGGCTGAAATGGAAGAGCAACTCCGTCGTGAACTGGCTCGCGAACAGGCCAGGGAGCGTTTTGCGGAAGTCCGTGCCGAACTTGCCGACTCTGCCTATGCAGCCGATGACCTGGCCGGCCCTGCGGAAGAACTGGGTCTGGAAGTGCGAGAGGCCACGGGCATCACCCGTGACGGTGGCCAGGCTCCATTTGATCATGCCGGCCTGGTTCGACAGCTGTTCTCCGAGGATGTCCTGGAGGCCGGCTACAATACCGAGCTGATTGATGTGGGTGACAACGTCTCCGTTGTCGCGCGGGTTCGTGAGTACCACGAGGCCGAGCAGTTGCCGCTGGACGAGGTTCGTGATCAGATCCGTGCCACGCTTGAGCAACGCAAGACCCGTGAAGCGCTCTCCGAAAGGGCCGATACGATTATCGCTGAGCTTGAAGCTGGCAATACCCCCGAGGGTATTGGAGAGTGGGCGAGCTATGAGGGTCTTGCCAGGAACGCCTCGGATGTTGGGCCTGCCATCATGCAACAGGTTTTCTCTCTGCCCCGTCCTGCCGACGATGCCCGTTACGGCAAGGCTGTGACGCCGAATTCAGCCGCAGTGATCGCTTTGGACGAGGTTACCGACGGTCAGGTGGCCGAAGAAAGCACCGAGCTGAACCAGCTCCGTGAGTTCCTGGCGTCGCTTGAAGGCCAGCGTGAATACGCCGCTTACCAGCAGTTCCTGAGGAATCGGGCAGAGGTCGAGAGACCCTGA
- a CDS encoding MurR/RpiR family transcriptional regulator: MAANQAHRDDNLLEDIQSRLDSLNKSERKVAEAILRDPSAATRYSIAALARAADVSEPTVNRFCRGFSATGFPDFKIRLAQSIATGTPYIGQNVEPDDTVAEFADKIMLSTIASLDKARQALDPKALATAIDYLIQAKQINFFGMGGSAAVAMDAQHKFFRFNIPVMSYDDALMQRMVAAGANVGDVIVLISYTGRTRETVDIAQLARANGATVIGITNPDSPLAESCTVVLGVTAPEDTEVYMPMSSRIIHLSVIDILATGVTLKRGADFLGHLKKIKESLKPTRFPPS; the protein is encoded by the coding sequence ATGGCCGCGAACCAGGCGCACCGTGACGACAATCTGCTTGAGGACATCCAGTCCAGACTGGACAGCCTTAACAAATCCGAGCGCAAAGTGGCCGAGGCCATTCTCCGCGACCCCAGCGCGGCCACCCGTTACAGCATAGCTGCACTGGCCAGAGCCGCCGATGTGAGCGAGCCAACGGTCAACCGCTTCTGCCGCGGTTTCTCTGCCACGGGCTTCCCGGATTTCAAAATCCGCCTCGCCCAGAGCATTGCCACCGGCACCCCTTACATCGGCCAGAATGTGGAGCCGGATGACACCGTTGCCGAATTCGCCGACAAGATCATGCTCAGTACCATTGCCAGCCTGGACAAAGCCCGGCAGGCGCTCGACCCGAAAGCCCTGGCCACCGCGATCGATTACCTGATCCAGGCCAAGCAGATCAATTTCTTTGGCATGGGCGGATCTGCGGCTGTAGCCATGGACGCTCAGCACAAGTTTTTCCGCTTCAATATCCCGGTCATGTCTTACGACGACGCCTTGATGCAACGTATGGTTGCGGCCGGCGCCAACGTCGGTGACGTGATCGTCCTTATTTCCTATACAGGCCGCACCCGGGAAACTGTCGATATCGCGCAACTGGCGCGGGCAAACGGCGCCACTGTGATTGGCATCACTAACCCCGACTCACCCCTGGCGGAAAGCTGCACGGTGGTACTGGGCGTGACCGCTCCGGAGGACACCGAGGTCTACATGCCAATGTCTTCACGCATCATTCACCTCAGCGTTATCGACATCCTGGCAACCGGTGTAACCCTCAAACGCGGCGCGGATTTCCTCGGGCACCTCAAAAAGATCAAGGAAAGCCTCAAACCAACACGCTTTCCGCCGAGCTGA
- a CDS encoding carbohydrate porin, with protein MMQNKKRFTANKLPLAAAITAAVLATPAVAVDFHGYARAGVSTNIGSGGEQTCFGSGSTGHYVGRLADECDTYSELSLGDELFSQDGKTFRFDSMLAYSANRQGNDYQALNGFNNINNVDFGNQETTSNSSDPYGGGDIALRQLYVSANNVIESLPGATLWAGKRFYKRKDIHQLDLFYVSNAGYGAGIENITAGSGQLSLAYTNSDTSDGDNFVQNNKVDVRYSFPLAGGNNLELIGIYAMADLTDAQKDAGINDENGYFFTAEFSSGVMGGFNKFAVQYGADSMGFALAENASGGRVDNGNVAGYFESSWRVLNHGVIKLGKGWDLGHSVVYEQAESHDPAAKDGERLSIVARPIYNWSPVMSTAIEVGYSDTDRPWFTESQDLGKFAIAQQWQAGPGYWARPVIRAYAATFFGDEAEAARGGEGVDGDIQIGAQIEAWW; from the coding sequence ATGATGCAAAACAAAAAGCGCTTTACCGCAAACAAGCTTCCCCTGGCTGCCGCAATCACCGCCGCAGTCCTGGCAACGCCAGCCGTTGCTGTCGATTTCCATGGCTATGCCCGGGCCGGCGTGTCCACCAATATTGGCAGCGGTGGCGAGCAAACCTGTTTCGGCAGCGGTTCCACCGGCCACTACGTTGGACGTCTGGCCGATGAGTGCGACACCTATTCTGAACTGTCACTGGGTGATGAACTCTTCAGCCAGGACGGCAAAACCTTCCGTTTTGATTCCATGCTGGCCTACAGTGCCAACCGCCAGGGCAACGACTACCAGGCCCTGAACGGCTTCAACAACATCAACAACGTGGATTTTGGTAACCAGGAAACCACGTCGAACAGTTCCGACCCCTACGGCGGTGGTGATATTGCACTTCGCCAGCTCTATGTATCCGCCAATAACGTGATCGAATCACTGCCCGGGGCCACCCTGTGGGCCGGTAAGCGATTCTACAAGCGGAAGGATATCCACCAGCTGGACCTGTTCTATGTCAGTAACGCCGGCTACGGTGCCGGTATCGAGAACATCACGGCGGGCTCCGGCCAACTCTCACTGGCCTACACCAATTCCGATACCAGCGACGGTGACAATTTTGTTCAGAACAACAAGGTCGACGTGCGCTATTCCTTCCCTCTGGCAGGCGGCAATAACCTGGAGCTGATCGGCATCTACGCCATGGCCGACCTCACAGACGCCCAGAAAGACGCCGGTATTAATGATGAGAACGGCTATTTCTTCACCGCCGAGTTCTCTTCCGGCGTGATGGGCGGTTTCAACAAGTTCGCGGTTCAGTACGGCGCCGATTCCATGGGCTTTGCGCTGGCCGAGAATGCCAGTGGTGGCCGGGTGGACAACGGCAACGTGGCCGGCTACTTCGAATCCAGCTGGCGCGTACTCAACCATGGTGTAATCAAGCTTGGCAAAGGCTGGGATCTGGGCCATTCCGTGGTCTACGAGCAGGCCGAATCGCATGATCCTGCCGCCAAAGACGGCGAGCGTCTGAGCATTGTTGCCCGCCCGATCTACAACTGGTCGCCGGTGATGAGCACCGCAATCGAAGTGGGCTACAGCGACACCGACCGCCCCTGGTTCACCGAATCCCAGGACCTCGGTAAATTCGCGATCGCCCAGCAGTGGCAAGCTGGCCCCGGATACTGGGCGCGCCCGGTAATCCGTGCCTACGCCGCAACCTTCTTTGGTGACGAAGCCGAAGCAGCGCGCGGTGGTGAAGGTGTCGATGGAGATATCCAGATCGGCGCCCAGATCGAAGCCTGGTGGTAA